The following are from one region of the Alicyclobacillus fastidiosus genome:
- the rpsO gene encoding 30S ribosomal protein S15 produces the protein MLNNESKRVIVEKYQVHETDTGSPEVQIAILSERISYLTEHFRTHKKDHHSRRGLYKMIGRRRNLLNYLRKKDVNRYRELIQSLGLRR, from the coding sequence ATGTTGAACAATGAATCAAAGCGCGTCATCGTCGAAAAGTACCAGGTTCACGAGACGGACACCGGGTCTCCGGAAGTACAAATTGCAATCTTGTCGGAACGTATCTCTTATTTGACAGAGCACTTCCGCACGCACAAGAAGGATCACCATTCCCGTCGTGGTTTGTACAAAATGATTGGCCGTCGTAGAAACTTGCTGAACTACCTTCGCAAGAAGGACGTCAATCGCTATCGTGAATTGATTCAGTCCCTAGGACTGCGCAGGTAA
- a CDS encoding bifunctional riboflavin kinase/FAD synthetase: MQLYEVTGLPAVSDVPQVLAIGKFDGVHIGHQAILDEARHYLQPGTRFAVMCFEPHPSYVLTRDKTYLRSLTPRAEKVRILQDHGVDALYTIHFNEAYASTEAEAFVKSHLARLNLERIVVGQDFRFGRGGKGDVATLTAYASEIGIGVSVVGEVEQNGVKVSSSHIRNHLGEGRVEAAEALLGRPYSITGTVVHGDARGRLIGFPTANLGDIDQYVLPKPGVYAVSVEMSRSGVEHWFGVLNAGYRPTVAGQDYRLEVHLLGFNGDLYGETCRVSFLHRIRDERKFSGLDELKAQIQSDCRTAQDMLGLPAGTE, from the coding sequence TTGCAGTTGTACGAGGTCACCGGGCTGCCAGCAGTGAGCGATGTGCCACAGGTACTCGCCATCGGTAAATTTGATGGTGTGCACATTGGGCATCAAGCGATTCTGGACGAGGCGCGACATTATCTCCAACCTGGGACGCGATTCGCGGTTATGTGTTTTGAACCGCACCCAAGCTATGTGTTGACGCGGGATAAAACCTACTTGCGGTCGCTGACACCCCGTGCGGAGAAGGTGCGCATCCTTCAGGATCACGGCGTCGACGCCCTCTATACCATTCACTTTAATGAGGCGTATGCTTCCACGGAAGCAGAGGCGTTCGTCAAGTCCCATCTTGCGCGGCTCAACTTGGAGCGCATCGTCGTCGGTCAGGATTTTCGCTTTGGCCGCGGTGGCAAGGGGGATGTCGCCACATTGACCGCCTATGCGAGTGAGATTGGCATCGGCGTCAGCGTGGTCGGAGAAGTCGAACAGAATGGTGTGAAAGTCAGTAGTTCACACATTCGCAATCACCTGGGAGAAGGGCGTGTGGAAGCCGCTGAGGCGCTCTTGGGCCGCCCGTACTCCATCACCGGCACGGTCGTGCACGGCGACGCGCGCGGAAGGTTAATCGGCTTTCCAACGGCGAATTTGGGGGACATCGATCAGTACGTCCTGCCAAAGCCCGGGGTCTACGCCGTCAGTGTTGAGATGTCACGATCCGGCGTCGAACACTGGTTTGGCGTCTTAAACGCAGGTTATCGGCCGACGGTGGCGGGACAGGATTATCGTTTGGAAGTCCATTTACTAGGGTTTAACGGAGATCTGTACGGGGAAACCTGTAGAGTGTCGTTTCTTCATCGCATTCGAGATGAACGAAAGTTCTCGGGACTGGACGAGTTGAAGGCCCAAATCCAGTCCGATTGTAGAACTGCACAGGATATGTTGGGCTTGCCGGCAGGAACCGAATGA
- the truB gene encoding tRNA pseudouridine(55) synthase TruB produces the protein MSDGGVLLIDKPVGPTSHDVVQKVRRKLGTRRVGHAGTLDPPASGLLVLCADDATRLLEYLVASTKGYTGEVVFGLATDTDDATGKVIASASASQLTDERVQSAVSALTGVIEQVVPVYSAVHIDGKRAYDLARKGETVDMPSREVHIHEFEVGAIQVEGEVARATFSVTCSKGTYIRALCRDLGEQLGIPAHMASLRRVAVGLANLSAAVSLEDFLASERPEQFFVSPESLLSEYPFISASTAMLERLSNGQRIPLRELAKPTPDLAVKETVMVTDEGRLALVAEVEELRGTLVLQPKKVFWKRG, from the coding sequence TTGAGTGATGGAGGGGTTTTGCTCATCGATAAGCCTGTTGGCCCCACTTCGCACGACGTTGTGCAAAAAGTGAGGCGCAAGTTAGGCACGCGCAGAGTGGGTCACGCCGGGACGCTCGATCCCCCGGCGAGCGGCCTGCTCGTTCTGTGCGCGGATGATGCTACGAGGCTCTTGGAATACCTGGTTGCCTCCACGAAGGGGTATACGGGCGAGGTCGTGTTTGGACTCGCGACGGATACGGATGACGCGACCGGCAAGGTCATTGCGTCAGCGAGTGCGAGCCAGCTCACGGACGAACGGGTTCAGTCGGCTGTTAGCGCGTTGACGGGTGTCATAGAGCAGGTTGTTCCGGTGTACTCGGCGGTACATATCGACGGCAAGCGAGCGTACGATTTGGCCCGCAAAGGGGAGACGGTCGACATGCCGTCTCGAGAGGTACATATTCACGAGTTCGAAGTAGGTGCAATCCAGGTGGAGGGCGAGGTGGCGCGTGCGACATTCTCCGTCACCTGTTCGAAGGGGACGTACATTCGTGCGCTCTGTCGAGATTTAGGTGAGCAGCTCGGCATACCTGCTCATATGGCGAGTCTTCGCCGTGTCGCAGTGGGACTTGCCAATCTCTCCGCCGCCGTGTCTCTTGAAGATTTTTTAGCGAGCGAACGCCCTGAACAGTTCTTCGTTTCACCCGAGTCCTTGCTGTCGGAATACCCTTTTATCTCGGCTTCCACCGCGATGTTAGAGCGGTTGTCGAACGGGCAGCGCATCCCTTTACGGGAACTGGCGAAGCCCACGCCTGATTTGGCGGTTAAGGAGACGGTGATGGTCACCGACGAGGGGCGTCTGGCACTTGTCGCCGAGGTTGAAGAACTGCGCGGGACGCTCGTCTTGCAACCGAAGAAAGTGTTCTGGAAGAGGGGATAA
- a CDS encoding bifunctional oligoribonuclease/PAP phosphatase NrnA codes for MTQWQPSPRDAEAVKRVSRALASASSWLIVTHERPDGDALGSALAMAHILTALGKEWTFLVAEPLPERFQFLPMYQQIRHISETDYGAYHDVVAVDCADEQRFEAVSKAVAANARVINIDHHQTNPQYGEASCVDAEAAATCELIYHVALELSVPIDVDLAKCLYTGILTDTGGFSYPNTTRAVHQIAAELLECGVQPYDIAEPALEARTRSQMTLLQLALRDMFISPDGRYAFISVNRKMLEEAGASEDDVEGLVGFARSVETVEVGVLLRERPDGKVKASLRSKRRVDVAVIAQQFGGGGHARAAGCVLEGPLPMARQRIEAVVSSVLEAMSV; via the coding sequence ATGACACAGTGGCAACCAAGTCCACGAGATGCAGAAGCCGTCAAGCGCGTGTCTCGTGCGCTTGCTTCGGCGTCTTCTTGGCTGATCGTCACGCATGAGCGCCCGGACGGAGACGCGCTAGGAAGTGCACTGGCCATGGCGCATATCTTGACGGCACTTGGCAAGGAATGGACCTTTCTCGTAGCCGAACCGCTACCGGAAAGGTTTCAATTTTTGCCGATGTACCAGCAGATCCGCCATATTTCAGAAACGGATTACGGTGCGTACCACGATGTGGTCGCCGTGGATTGCGCGGATGAGCAGAGATTTGAGGCGGTCTCGAAGGCAGTGGCCGCAAATGCACGTGTCATCAACATTGACCATCATCAGACGAATCCACAGTACGGCGAGGCTTCATGCGTCGATGCTGAGGCCGCTGCAACGTGTGAACTGATTTATCACGTCGCGTTGGAACTCTCGGTGCCGATTGATGTGGATTTAGCGAAGTGTCTGTACACAGGAATTCTCACGGACACAGGTGGGTTCAGTTATCCGAATACCACCCGTGCCGTTCATCAAATTGCGGCGGAATTGTTGGAATGCGGCGTCCAACCCTACGATATCGCTGAGCCCGCCTTGGAGGCGCGAACGCGATCGCAAATGACGTTGCTGCAGCTCGCCCTTCGCGACATGTTTATCTCACCTGACGGCCGTTATGCTTTCATCTCTGTGAACCGGAAGATGCTTGAAGAGGCGGGTGCATCGGAGGACGACGTGGAGGGGTTGGTCGGCTTTGCACGGTCGGTCGAGACCGTGGAAGTCGGCGTTCTGCTTCGCGAGCGCCCGGACGGCAAGGTCAAGGCGAGTTTGCGGTCCAAGCGCCGGGTGGATGTGGCTGTGATCGCACAGCAGTTTGGCGGTGGTGGCCATGCCCGCGCCGCGGGTTGCGTCTTAGAAGGGCCTTTGCCAATGGCGCGCCAGCGGATCGAAGCGGTTGTGTCGTCGGTGTTGGAGGCGATGAGTGTTTGA
- the rbfA gene encoding 30S ribosome-binding factor RbfA encodes MSRIRVQKVSEQMKKELADIVRSSVKDPRVGFATITRVEVSGDLQHAKVYVSVLGSEDERSATISALSKAAGFIRGEVARRLHMRVAPELAFRLDDSGEYSARIEHVLKTIRTGDSPSTGE; translated from the coding sequence ATGTCTCGAATACGCGTACAAAAAGTGTCCGAGCAGATGAAAAAGGAACTCGCCGATATCGTGCGTTCCAGCGTGAAGGACCCTCGTGTCGGCTTCGCCACCATCACGCGTGTCGAGGTATCTGGCGATTTACAACACGCCAAGGTGTATGTGAGCGTGCTGGGGAGCGAGGACGAGCGCTCGGCGACGATTTCGGCCTTGTCCAAAGCCGCTGGGTTTATCCGCGGCGAAGTGGCGCGCAGATTGCACATGCGCGTCGCCCCGGAACTGGCCTTTCGGCTGGACGACTCGGGGGAATACAGTGCCCGTATCGAACACGTGTTGAAGACCATTCGTACGGGTGATTCGCCGTCTACCGGCGAATAA